In Nasonia vitripennis strain AsymCx chromosome 2, Nvit_psr_1.1, whole genome shotgun sequence, a genomic segment contains:
- the LOC100120850 gene encoding ornithine decarboxylase — translation MATFDLSEIKIVDDHTSELEMLRNLVDEKDDENTVHLLNVGEIIRKHQLWIQKIPRVVPYYAVKCNPNPTIIKVLAALGGHFDCASKGEIVQVMQYEVPSDKIIFANPIKFPSHLEYARKVGVDTMTADSEEELKKIRKLYPDAKVVIRIRCDSTVKTARTHCLDDKFGCDHSSDAVQLIKMTLDLGLQLHGFSFHAGSPCEDAVAICRGIYRCKDLIDTAKTMGCRDVKLIDIGGGFPGERDFILDEFADMVNNALEDIDSSVEIISEPGRFIVASACNSAAYVIGKKTVMKENQKTFMYYITDGVYGSFNEELCTNNYFRSPVSSFRNRLIQSTSTDDEKYPSSVWGPTCDSFDVVLKNSMLPEFNVGDWLVWADIGAYSTSCANEFNGLQIPKVHPIMRRKDWLDFLLNYLSTEVKNGQNNEIY, via the exons atggctaCCTTCgatttaagtgaaataaaaatagtcgACGATCATACGTCAGAATTAGAAATGTTGAGAAATTTAGTGGACGAGAAGGATGATGAAAATACAGTACACCTGTTGAACGTTGGAGAAATTATTCGAAAGCATCAACTCTGGATACAGAAGATACCAAGAGTGGTTCCTTACTATG CCGTAAAATGCAATCCGAATCCAACGATAATAAAAGTCTTGGCAGCGTTAGGAGGGCATTTTGATTGTGCATCCAag GGAGAAATCGTTCAAGTTATGCAATATGAAGTACCAagtgataaaattatttttgctaaTCCGATAAAATTTCCATCCCACCTAGAATATGCTAGAAAAGTTGGAGTAGATACAATGACAGCTGACAGCGAAGAagagttgaaaaaaattagaaaactttaCCCAGATGCAAA GGTTGTAATACGTATTCGTTGCGATTCAACAGTCAAGACTGCGAGAACTCACTGCTTAGATGACAAATTCGGATGTGATCATTCCAGTGATGCTGTTcagttaataaaaatgactTTGGATCTTGGTTTACAGCTCCACGGATTTAGTTTTCACGCTGGTAGTCCATGTGAGGACGCAGTGGCTATTTGTCGTGGAATTTATCGGTGTAAAGATTTAATCGATACGGCAAAAACGATGGGTTGTCGAGATGTTAAATTAATCGATATCGGTGGAGGCTTTCCGGGTGAACGAGATTTCATACTTGACGAG TTTGCAGACATGGTTAATAATGCACTTGAAGATATAGATTCGTCTGTAGAAATAATCAGCGAACCTGGTCGTTTTATTGTTGCATCGGCTTGTAATTCTGCAGCTTACGTCATAGGTAAGAAAACTGTGATGAAAGAAAACCAAAAAACTTTTATGTATTATATCACCGATGGTGTGTATGGTTCCTTCAATGAAGAACTGTGCACTAATAACTACTTTAGGAGTCCAGTTAGTAGTTTTAGGAAT cgTCTTATCCAGTCTACATCAACGGACGACGAAAAATATCCTAGCTCAGTGTGGGGTCCTACTTGTGATTCTTTTGATgtcgttttaaaaaatagtatgCTACCGGAATTTAATGTGGGAGATTGGCTTGTCTGGGCAGACATCGGTGCATATTCGACAAGTTGCGCGAACGAGTTCAATGGTTTACAAATCCCAAAAGTACATCCAATTATGAGACGAAAAGACTGGCTAGACTTCTTATT GAACTATTTATCGACTGAAGTGAAAAATGggcaaaataatgaaatttacTAG